One Gossypium hirsutum isolate 1008001.06 chromosome A11, Gossypium_hirsutum_v2.1, whole genome shotgun sequence genomic window carries:
- the LOC107924345 gene encoding light-regulated protein 1, chloroplastic — protein MQSAAATATATATLSIAPPLIPNLSPSKAFSPRLGSSIPPSRRGLSIKATATTYDPSMVDYSSMLSVFPAEACETIGGDACRADIYPEVKLQPEARNNSPRTTTELMDREYLEYNDAKTVFCAEACDDLGGEFCSREYQRGVY, from the exons ATGCAGTCAGCAGCAGCAACAGCAACAGCAACAGCAACTCTCAGCATTGCACCACCCCTTATTCCTAATCTCTCACCCTCCAAAGCCTTCTCCCCAAGGCTTGGCAGCTCCATTCCTCCCTCTCGGCGCGGCCTTTCAATCAAAGCAACCGCCACCACCTACGACCCTTCAATGGTTGACTACAGCTCTATGCTCTC TGTGTTTCCAGCAGAGGCGTGTGAGACAATCGGTGGAGATGCATGCCGGGCAGACATATACCCTGAAGTGAAGCTACAACCGGAGGCCAGAAACAACTCCCCGAGGACCACAACAGAGTTGATGGACAGAGAATATCTGGAATACAATGATGCCAAAAC GGTTTTCTGTGCTGAGGCGTGTGATGATTTGGGCGGAGAATTCTGTAGCCGAGAGTATCAAAGGGGAGTGTATTAG